In Candidatus Saccharimonadales bacterium, the genomic window ATACCCGGCTGATTGGCTTCGATGGTCTTTTTGGCGGACTCAGCTGTCTGAGCCGTCTCGGATGCTGCCGAAGCGAACCAGCCCTGACTCTGGCCGTACCAGACAAACAGCGACATGACGGCGATCAATAGTGTCGTACTCGTGGATCGTCGCCGGCTCATCGATGCTGTACCGGTTTGGTTATTTCATTCACTTTCGGCGATTTTTGTTTGGTTAATTGTAGTGCTTGTGCGACGTAGACGGGCGTTATTTTGGTTCCGTCGAGCACTATCGGGTTTTCGTCTTTGGCGGGCGGTTCCAGATGGCTGGTAATGCGTTCAAAGTCTTTTGCTGTCATTGTGTCTTCGTAGCTATTCGATGCCGCATGCTCATGCGACAGGGCACGCTTGCGGGCGGTAGATTTGTTCAGTTTGATCCAGACTAGTTTGGTTTCGGCGTTGTATTTTGCGGCAATTGTACGGAGCATGTCGCGGTCTTTGCGAAAGTTGAAATTTGTATCAAATATGACGCTTTGACCGTCCGCCAGTAACAGTTCAGTCGATTTGTTGAGATGGTCGTAGAGTTTGCGGCTTTCCACGGCGCTGTGTGTCGGTTCGCCGAACATGGCACGGCGTTCGTAATCGGCCCAGATATGCACCGCGCCAGTCAGGTCATGGATAATGGTTGACGTGGTCGTTTTGCCAGACCCCGGAAATCCTACCAGTAGAAATAATGTCGCCCTCTTCACCCGCTCTATTGTACGGGCCGGATCTGCGGTAGTCCAGACGATCCGGCGTAATAAAGCCCTATTCCGGCACTCTGAGAGCGTCATGGACCTGTTGCAGGAAGTTGCCGTCGATAGGGATAGCTTGATCAGAGCGATTGCCGAACTCCCACACGTGCTTTCCGGGTAGATCGGTAGCCAGTCCTCGCCAGCCGGTGAGACTGACCTGCACGAACCGTCCATCCGCAGGATGTTCCAATTCGTACGGTATACCGCCGGCGATTCTTAGTTTCTTCCCAATTGATGCATAGCTTGTCGAAAGTGCTATATGCTTTGACTCCTGTAACGTTCTTATACCGAATGGTTCGGAGCTTCCGAAAGATGGGCTCGGAAACCTCATAAGCTGGTGCTCAAATTCGGCGGTCTGCAGCATAAATGCAACGACTTTACGAACTCTGTCTGGTTCACGAATATAACGGATTAAGTTTGGATTGAACATAGGACAATTATACGGACAAGTCAGACAAAAAAGATGTTAGGTTTATCACGTTTCGCCTTCGGCGCGTGGCTGTCAAAAGTCGATGCCCTTGTTCGCTAGGAATTTATCGTCAAAATGGTGCTTCAGTTTGGTCATATCGGTTGCGATGTCGACCTTGTCGAGTAAGTCCTTTGGGAAATCACGACCCGTCAAACACAGGCTGGTGGTTGGCGCTTTTGTCATCATCAGCGTCATAAGCTGCTCCCGGCTGATCAGTCCCTCATGGACGGCGTTATTGATCTCGTCGCAGATAACCAGGTCATATTCACCGCTTATGGCCGCAGATAATGCTTCGTCGTAGGTCAGCTGGGCGGCTTGCTTGTGCTGTTCCTCGCTGACATGCTGTGCACTCATATCCCCGGCTTTGTAGAAACCTTTGCCGCCTTTATAAAAGTACAATTTATCTTTGTAGATTGGCATGATGTCGCGAATGAAGACATGTTCGCCGACGCCCCAGTATTTGATGAACTGGATGACGGCGACTTTCCAGCGGTTGCCGAGAGCGCGCGTCATCAGCCCCATGGCGGCGCTGGTTTTGCCCTTGCTCTCACCGGTATAGACGATAATAACTGATTCTTTGGTTTGAAAATCTTCGAAAGCCACTTATAATCCTCGTTTCTCTAGATAATATTTGCTTCTGCTATGTACCGTGCCGGCAGACAGTATCTGGAGATGGGTAGCTTTTGCTTTTTGAATACTGTCAATACGTGCGCCGTATACTGCCAGCAGCGCCCGAACAATATCAGCGGCAGATGCCGCCTGCCGCAGGCGAAGCCGATGCTCCAGTGCCGCCGCTAATTCGATTTCGGGAAATATATGAGCGTTACGCATCGCTCTCTTAACAAACTCTTCCTGATATGCGAGTGCTTTGCCGTGTCGTACCCTGTCCGCTGAATCAATGCCAGGTGCCTTATCCCGGTAAAATGTACGCAGACCTGTTTCGATTGAGCCTGGCATTTTAAAAGGTATAGCTAGCTCTTTGCTGTCGTCAGCTTTGATTCCCGCCTGCTCAGCCGCAACCTTGTTAGCCGCAGCCTTCTCGACTGACGCTTGTTTAACTTCTGCTATGGTGTCATCCGCGTGCTGACTGACTGTTGCTCCGACCATTTGGCCAAATGTCTGTCTCTGTTCGGGCTCAATGGCAAATATGTCGATATGTAAGGGTTCGCATGCTTCAGCTATGGTTGATTCAATGCTTACGAGCCGCCGAAAGACGTCGAGCTGATAGTCGTTCAGTATATCGTCTGCACCGATCGGATGCTCAAATGTCGTATTTCCATTACCAGGAGCTGTTTCGCTCATAGTGTGTCTCCCCTTATGGTGAGCTCAGTGTAGTACGTCGGATGTCAGTTTGTAAACTGATAGCTGTAGACCACACCATTGAAACTACTACAGAAGCTTTGCGGCTTTGAGACTGGCATCGATCTTTGGACGATCAAATCCAACGATAATCGTGCCGTCAATGTCGATGACGGGTATTCCCATCTGACCGGACTTTTCGACTGATTCGGTGGCGTAGGCATGATCTGCTTCAATGTCGCGGACTTCGTATTTGACGCCGAGCTTATCAAAGTATTGCTTAGCTGCGTGACAAAAGGCGCACCAGTTGGCGCTATAGATGATAGGTGTTGTACTCATGTACTCCAGTATATCACTATACAATGTAAAGTAAATAGCTATATGCGTATTGATTCACACTTGGCAGCCTTGCCCGCCAAGTGCCAGGAATGGTATACTAGGTGTAAATGGTAAAAACATATCCAACCAGTAAAATTGGACTGGCTAGCACTGCTAGGACCGATGAGGGCCAGCATATTCAGGGGGCTGATCCTGCGCTGCGTTCGCAGTTTTCCAGTGCGGCGCTCGGCATGGGCTGGCAATTGGCTGTCGTCGTTCTTGTCCCGATTGTCGGTGGCTACGAGCTGGACAGCCGGTTTGACAGTTTGCCGGTTTTGACCCTTGTCGGTTTTGTCATTTCGATTGCCGGTTCGATACTGGTTATCAAGCGGGCGCTGGCTGCGTTTAACAACTTTATGCCCTCCACTCCAAATGCTCATGAAGTCTCTGACAAGGAGAAGCAATCATGATATCGACGCTACTCAGTCGTTTTGCCGCCGAAGACGGACCGGCTATTCATATTGCGCCGGGCGGCGTGTTTGAGGTTGGCGGTCTGACGATCACCAATTCAATTCTGTACGGATGGATATGTGCCCTCGCTATTATCGCGCTGATGGTATGGGTAGCCCGCCGGGTTACTATCAAGCCGCAGGGGGGCGTCGTGCAGTTTATCGAAGCCGGCGTTGAGTTTATTAGCAATATGGTCACCAACACCTTTGACGACAAAGCCAAAGGCCGGAAGTATGTTCCGTTCTTCGTCACGCTGTTCTTTTTCTTGCTGCTCAACAACTGGCTTGGTTTGCTGCCAGGTGTCGGAGAAGCTTTCAAATCCGGCGATGAGCCGCTGTTCCGCGCATTTACCGCTGATCTCAACGGTACGCTGGCAGCTGGTATTGTGACCATGCTGTTTGTCTACGGCGCTTCAATCCGTGAATCGGGCGGACCGCTCAAATATTTGCGCCATTTCTTTATCGGCAGCCCGTGGAACCCGCTGTACTTTATCATCGGTATTTTGGAAATGTTTACCGATTTAACCCGTGTATTCAGTCTGTCGCTTCGATTGTTCCTGAATGTCGCGATCGGTGAGATCGTTATCGCTGTATTCTCGTATCTGGGCAGCGGCGCGGCGCCACTTACCGCGTTGCCGTTTACGATGGTTGAAATGTTCGTCGGCGCCTTGCAGGCCTACATCTTTACTCTGCTGAGTTTGATGTATCTGTCAATCGCTGTTAATCATTCGCATGACTCGGCTGAAGATCACGCTGCACATGACGATGGCTTGACCAGTGACCGCGAAACTGGAACAATGAAGTTAAGACCGGGAGAAGCCTAGCGTGATACTAAGGTTATAATACTCCCCGTGTACCCGTCGTTCGTAAAACAATAATCAATCAAGGAGAAATGAAATGTTGACATTATTCGCTGCAGAAGCCATAAGTTTAGATGTAATTGGTAAGGGCCTTATGATTGGTCTTGGCTTTATCGGGCCAGCTATCGGTGTCGGTATTATTGGCGCTAACTACCTACAGGCCGTCGGCCGCAATCCGGAAGCTTCAAAGTTCTTCGGACAGGCCTTAGTATTTGTGGCTATTGTCGAGCTGTTCGGACTGCTCGCCTTTGCTGCCACCTTCATCGTTAAATAATATTTAGGATCATATGCAGTTATCTTTGACACAACATATAGGACAGTTTGGTGCAGAAAGCTCATCTGGTATCGGAGCTCTGGGTATCAACCCGCAGGCTCTTGTAATTCAGTTGATCACGTTCGTGCTGGCCTACCTGGTGCTGCGCAAATATGCCTTCAAGCCTATTCTGAAGGTTCTCGGGGAACGGCGCGAGCTGATTGAAAACGGCGTCAAACTGGGTGAAGAAATGCAAAAAGAGCGTACCGAGCTGGACCGCAAAGTCAGCGCCACTCTGCAGGACGCCCGCCGGCAGGCTGATACTGTTGTCGCTGAAGCGCATGATGCTAGCCGTGACCTGCAGCGCGAAGCCGAAGAAAAAGCTCGTTTGAAGGCTGAAAATATAGTTACCGAAGCCCATGCGCGCGCCGAGCAGGATAAGCAACAAATGCGCAAGCAATTGGAGCAAGAAGTTGTCGGACTTATATCGGATGCCACTGAGGTGATAATTGACGAAAAAGTCGATGCCCGCAAGGATGCAGCTCTCATTGATCGTGCTCTGAAGAGGCGTAGTCAGGGACGGCGCGCCTGATGAAAACACCTCGCCACACCATTGCTCGGGCCTTGGCTAAGCAATCACTGACAGTCAGTGATTTTGATAGCTTTAGCTCAGAAATTGCAGCCTATCTGCTGTCAGAGCGACGTGTCGGCGAGCTGGATTCGATTATGCGGGATATTATGCAGTATCGTGCCGATCATGGCATTGTTGAGGTTTCTACGATCGGCGCATATGAGCTCGACGATGCGGTGCGAGCTGACATAACTAATGAAGTGCAGGCACTCTACCCTGATGCCGAGCAAGTTATTATTAGCCATCGGATTGACACGTCAGTTGTCGGCGGCGTACGACTAGAATTTGCAAATCAGCAGCTTGACCTTAGCGTCCGGAATAAACTGAATCGATTGAAACAATTAACTGCACATCCCTAACCCACTTAACTTATTGGGACAACCCCTAAGAGACGAAAGGAACATATGGCCGAATTATCCATAAAAGAATTATCAGATGACATACGTGCATCAATTGCCGCTCTCAAAACGCGCCCTGAGATTGAAAATGTCGGCGTAGTGACCCGTGTCGGCGACGGCATCGCCTGGATCTATGGACTGAGCGAATCGGGCTTCAATGAGATGCTGGAAATCGATGGAACAGATGGCCAAAAAATTACCGCCTTTGCGTTTAACCTTGGTGAGGACGAGATTGGTGCGGTTATCCTCGGCAACGATGCCGAAATCAAGGCTGGAGCAACTGTCCGGCTGACTGGCAAAGTCCTGGAAGTTCCTGTCGGCCCTGAACTGGTTGGCCGGGTCGTTGACCCGCTGGGCAATCCGCTCGATGACGGCGAACCGATCAAAACCGCCCAGCGCAGCCGTGTCGAACGCCCTGCTCCTGGTGTACTCGCCCGTAAATCAGTCCACGAACCACTTATGACAGGTTTGATGGCTATTGATGCCATCGTGCCTATCGGACGCGGCCAGCGTGAGCTTATTATTGGTGATCGTCAAACCGGTAAAACTGCCATCGCGATCGACACTATGGTAAACCAAGCTCGCCAAAAGACCGGCGTTATCAATGTCTATGTCGCCATTGGTCAAAAGTCGTCCAAAATTGCCGCACTGCAGGAGCGCTTGAAGCGTGAAGGCGTTATGGATCAGACAATCATTGTTGCCACCAGTCCTGCCGACCCGGCAGCTATGCTCTACCTAGCGCCATACACCGGCGCAGCCATCGGTGAATATTTCCGTGACAATGGCCAGCACGCGCTGATCATTTATGATGATTTAACTAAGCACGCCCAGGCTTATCGCCAAATGTCGTTGTTACTCCGTCGTCCACCGGGCCGTGAGGCGTATCCGGGTGATGTCT contains:
- a CDS encoding ATP-binding protein; the protein is MKRATLFLLVGFPGSGKTTTSTIIHDLTGAVHIWADYERRAMFGEPTHSAVESRKLYDHLNKSTELLLADGQSVIFDTNFNFRKDRDMLRTIAAKYNAETKLVWIKLNKSTARKRALSHEHAASNSYEDTMTAKDFERITSHLEPPAKDENPIVLDGTKITPVYVAQALQLTKQKSPKVNEITKPVQHR
- a CDS encoding cob(I)yrinic acid a,c-diamide adenosyltransferase; this translates as MAFEDFQTKESVIIVYTGESKGKTSAAMGLMTRALGNRWKVAVIQFIKYWGVGEHVFIRDIMPIYKDKLYFYKGGKGFYKAGDMSAQHVSEEQHKQAAQLTYDEALSAAISGEYDLVICDEINNAVHEGLISREQLMTLMMTKAPTTSLCLTGRDFPKDLLDKVDIATDMTKLKHHFDDKFLANKGIDF
- a CDS encoding glutaredoxin domain-containing protein, coding for MSTTPIIYSANWCAFCHAAKQYFDKLGVKYEVRDIEADHAYATESVEKSGQMGIPVIDIDGTIIVGFDRPKIDASLKAAKLL
- a CDS encoding AtpZ/AtpI family protein, which gives rise to MVKTYPTSKIGLASTARTDEGQHIQGADPALRSQFSSAALGMGWQLAVVVLVPIVGGYELDSRFDSLPVLTLVGFVISIAGSILVIKRALAAFNNFMPSTPNAHEVSDKEKQS
- a CDS encoding F0F1 ATP synthase subunit A, which translates into the protein MISTLLSRFAAEDGPAIHIAPGGVFEVGGLTITNSILYGWICALAIIALMVWVARRVTIKPQGGVVQFIEAGVEFISNMVTNTFDDKAKGRKYVPFFVTLFFFLLLNNWLGLLPGVGEAFKSGDEPLFRAFTADLNGTLAAGIVTMLFVYGASIRESGGPLKYLRHFFIGSPWNPLYFIIGILEMFTDLTRVFSLSLRLFLNVAIGEIVIAVFSYLGSGAAPLTALPFTMVEMFVGALQAYIFTLLSLMYLSIAVNHSHDSAEDHAAHDDGLTSDRETGTMKLRPGEA
- a CDS encoding ATP synthase F0 subunit C; its protein translation is MLTLFAAEAISLDVIGKGLMIGLGFIGPAIGVGIIGANYLQAVGRNPEASKFFGQALVFVAIVELFGLLAFAATFIVK
- the atpF gene encoding F0F1 ATP synthase subunit B, which translates into the protein MTQHIGQFGAESSSGIGALGINPQALVIQLITFVLAYLVLRKYAFKPILKVLGERRELIENGVKLGEEMQKERTELDRKVSATLQDARRQADTVVAEAHDASRDLQREAEEKARLKAENIVTEAHARAEQDKQQMRKQLEQEVVGLISDATEVIIDEKVDARKDAALIDRALKRRSQGRRA
- a CDS encoding F0F1 ATP synthase subunit delta, with product MKTPRHTIARALAKQSLTVSDFDSFSSEIAAYLLSERRVGELDSIMRDIMQYRADHGIVEVSTIGAYELDDAVRADITNEVQALYPDAEQVIISHRIDTSVVGGVRLEFANQQLDLSVRNKLNRLKQLTAHP
- the atpA gene encoding F0F1 ATP synthase subunit alpha, encoding MAELSIKELSDDIRASIAALKTRPEIENVGVVTRVGDGIAWIYGLSESGFNEMLEIDGTDGQKITAFAFNLGEDEIGAVILGNDAEIKAGATVRLTGKVLEVPVGPELVGRVVDPLGNPLDDGEPIKTAQRSRVERPAPGVLARKSVHEPLMTGLMAIDAIVPIGRGQRELIIGDRQTGKTAIAIDTMVNQARQKTGVINVYVAIGQKSSKIAALQERLKREGVMDQTIIVATSPADPAAMLYLAPYTGAAIGEYFRDNGQHALIIYDDLTKHAQAYRQMSLLLRRPPGREAYPGDVFYLHSRLLERAAKLSDELGAGSLTALPIIETQAGDISAYIPTNVISITDGQIFLETNLFYQGVRPAISVGLSVSRVGGAAQTKAIKAVGGGLKLSLAQFRELAAFSQFSTDLDPETRQTIERGQRLTELLKQPQFSPYSIWEMYSSLLAATEGCFDKVPLEKLKTAEESLHRELKSKHAKVIDVVNSGDKVSDENQAIIVKVAKSVADAYSEKPASNTGKA